Proteins from a single region of Salinisphaera sp. T31B1:
- the map gene encoding type I methionyl aminopeptidase, whose amino-acid sequence MTIQNQYDLDGILAIGRIVADIRDAMLAAVEPGMTTAELDEIGGQMLSRLGATSAPMKCYDFPGFTCISVNEEAAHGVPGARVIGAGDIVNVDVSAERDGYYADTGGTTVVSPVADDKAALCRATELALERALAEVRAGARLNRIGKAIERVAISHRFKVIENLAGHGLGRSLHEEPESIVGFYDAADRRRLAYGQVIAVEPFLSTRSTFVSETDDGWTLVGHPDSRSAQFEHTIVVTDGAPIIATRSGAAA is encoded by the coding sequence ATGACCATTCAAAACCAATACGACCTCGACGGTATTCTTGCCATCGGCCGAATCGTCGCTGACATCCGCGACGCGATGCTGGCTGCGGTCGAGCCCGGCATGACGACGGCCGAACTGGACGAAATCGGCGGGCAGATGTTGTCGCGACTGGGCGCGACGTCGGCGCCGATGAAGTGCTACGACTTCCCGGGGTTCACCTGTATCAGCGTCAACGAAGAGGCCGCCCACGGCGTGCCCGGCGCACGGGTGATCGGTGCGGGCGATATCGTGAACGTGGATGTGTCGGCCGAGCGTGATGGGTATTACGCCGATACGGGCGGCACGACCGTGGTTTCGCCGGTGGCCGACGACAAGGCGGCGTTATGTCGGGCCACCGAGCTTGCGTTGGAGCGCGCCCTGGCCGAGGTGCGTGCGGGGGCGCGGCTCAACCGGATCGGCAAGGCGATCGAGCGTGTGGCGATATCGCATCGGTTCAAGGTGATCGAGAATCTGGCCGGTCATGGCCTGGGCCGGTCGTTGCACGAGGAGCCGGAAAGCATTGTGGGCTTCTACGATGCGGCCGATCGCCGACGATTGGCGTACGGGCAGGTGATCGCCGTGGAGCCGTTTCTGTCGACGCGCAGCACCTTCGTCTCGGAAACCGATGACGGCTGGACGCTGGTCGGCCATCCGGACAGCCGGTCCGCCCAGTTCGAGCACACGATTGTCGTGACCGACGGCGCACCGATCATCGCCACGCGGTCCGGGGCAGCCGCTTGA
- the ilvB gene encoding biosynthetic-type acetolactate synthase large subunit, whose product MSQAQYVHTSTDPHPLSGTVLSGAEVIVQVLADEGVDTIFGYSGGAILPTYDAIFRYNADNHDRMPLIVPANEQGAGFMAAGYARASGKVGVAMVTSGPGATNCVTPVRDCMADSVPIVLICGQVARAAVGTDAFQEAPVSNIMSSAAKHVFFVTDPDKLEATVRTAFEIARSGRPGPVVIDVPKDVQNWEGAFRGEGVLAVPGYRQRMRDLRESELTDDKCARFFELLAASEKPLIYAGGGVINSDSASELRALAQAFGIPVVTTLMGIGAFDTTDALSLHMLGMHGTAFANYAVDDCDLLIAVGSRFDDRVAGVPDKFAPNAKALVHFDADASEIGKVKAVDWHHVGLFSPSLSRVLAYGRENGFSADFSAWHEHVTELKRHYAMNYARDTAMIQPYAVIEEINKHTDGRAVIATGVGQHQMWAAQYFDFREPRLWLTSGSMGTMGFGLPAAIGAAFARRDKLVIDIDGDASIRMNIGEMETVTTYGLPVKVVVLNNNGDGMVKQWQKLFFKGRLSASDKSLHKKDFIKAAEADGFEYAARLTDPADLPRVIEEFLNFQGPAFLEVMIDPDAGVYPMVGPGMSYKQMITGDHINNRYGEDGQEREVGASEMF is encoded by the coding sequence ATGAGCCAAGCCCAGTACGTCCATACCTCGACCGATCCACACCCGCTGAGCGGGACCGTCCTCTCGGGCGCGGAAGTGATCGTACAGGTACTGGCCGACGAAGGCGTGGACACCATTTTCGGCTACTCGGGCGGCGCGATTCTGCCGACCTACGACGCGATCTTCCGCTACAACGCCGACAACCACGACCGCATGCCGCTGATCGTGCCCGCCAACGAACAGGGCGCGGGCTTCATGGCGGCCGGCTATGCACGCGCCTCCGGCAAGGTCGGCGTGGCCATGGTCACCTCCGGCCCGGGCGCGACCAACTGCGTGACGCCGGTGCGCGACTGCATGGCGGACTCGGTGCCGATCGTGCTCATCTGCGGCCAGGTCGCGCGCGCGGCCGTGGGCACCGACGCCTTCCAGGAGGCGCCGGTGTCCAACATCATGAGCAGTGCCGCCAAGCACGTGTTCTTCGTCACCGACCCGGACAAACTCGAGGCCACCGTGCGTACCGCCTTCGAGATCGCCCGCTCGGGCCGCCCCGGCCCCGTCGTCATCGACGTGCCCAAGGACGTCCAGAACTGGGAAGGCGCGTTTCGCGGCGAAGGCGTGCTGGCCGTGCCCGGCTATCGCCAGCGCATGCGCGACCTGCGCGAAAGCGAGCTCACCGACGACAAGTGCGCGCGTTTCTTCGAGCTGCTGGCTGCGAGCGAGAAACCGCTGATCTATGCCGGCGGCGGCGTCATCAACTCGGATTCCGCCAGCGAACTGCGCGCCCTCGCCCAGGCCTTCGGCATTCCGGTGGTGACCACCCTGATGGGCATCGGCGCGTTCGACACCACCGATGCCCTGTCGCTGCACATGCTCGGCATGCACGGCACCGCCTTCGCCAACTATGCCGTGGACGATTGCGATCTGCTGATCGCGGTGGGCTCACGCTTCGACGATCGCGTGGCCGGCGTGCCGGACAAGTTCGCGCCCAACGCCAAGGCGCTGGTCCATTTCGATGCGGATGCCTCCGAAATCGGCAAGGTCAAGGCCGTGGACTGGCATCACGTCGGGCTGTTCTCGCCGAGCCTGTCGCGCGTGCTGGCCTACGGCCGCGAGAACGGTTTTTCGGCCGATTTCTCGGCCTGGCACGAGCACGTCACCGAGCTCAAGCGCCACTATGCGATGAACTACGCTCGCGACACCGCGATGATCCAGCCGTACGCGGTGATCGAGGAGATCAACAAGCATACGGACGGACGCGCAGTGATCGCCACCGGCGTGGGCCAGCATCAGATGTGGGCCGCCCAGTACTTCGACTTCCGCGAGCCGCGGCTGTGGCTCACCTCGGGCTCCATGGGCACGATGGGCTTCGGCCTGCCGGCGGCCATCGGCGCCGCCTTCGCCCGGCGCGACAAGCTGGTCATCGATATCGACGGCGATGCATCGATTCGCATGAACATCGGCGAAATGGAGACCGTGACCACCTACGGCCTGCCCGTGAAGGTCGTCGTGCTCAACAACAACGGCGACGGCATGGTCAAACAGTGGCAGAAGCTGTTCTTCAAGGGCCGTTTGTCCGCCTCGGACAAGTCGCTGCACAAGAAGGACTTCATCAAGGCCGCCGAGGCCGACGGCTTCGAGTATGCCGCCCGGCTCACCGATCCGGCCGACCTGCCCCGCGTGATCGAGGAGTTCCTCAACTTCCAGGGGCCGGCGTTTCTCGAGGTGATGATCGATCCGGACGCCGGCGTGTACCCGATGGTGGGCCCCGGCATGAGCTACAAGCAGATGATCACCGGGGATCACATCAACAACCGCTACGGCGAGGATGGCCAGGAGCGGGAAGTCGGCGCCTCGGAGATGTTCTAG
- the ilvN gene encoding acetolactate synthase small subunit: MRHVISVLMANEAGALVRVAGMFSQRGFNIETLNVGPTEDPSVSRLTLVTEGTEHIVEQINRQLLKLVDVIDVLDMTGDEHVERELALVKVRLAEGQLSLEALADGYDVDTISDDGEVRTLKFVGAGDELNRFVATLENAGVLVELARSGAVTMTPGAAAGLHYSESDADPA; the protein is encoded by the coding sequence ATGCGACACGTCATATCCGTTCTGATGGCCAACGAAGCGGGCGCGCTCGTTCGCGTGGCCGGCATGTTCTCCCAGCGCGGCTTCAATATCGAGACGCTCAACGTCGGGCCGACCGAGGACCCTTCGGTGTCGCGGCTGACGCTGGTGACCGAGGGCACCGAACACATTGTCGAACAGATCAACCGCCAGCTGCTCAAGCTCGTCGACGTGATCGACGTGCTGGACATGACCGGCGACGAGCACGTCGAACGTGAGCTCGCGCTGGTCAAGGTGCGCCTGGCCGAGGGCCAACTCTCGCTGGAAGCGCTGGCCGACGGCTATGACGTCGACACCATCAGCGACGACGGCGAAGTGCGGACATTGAAGTTCGTCGGCGCCGGCGACGAACTAAACCGGTTCGTGGCGACGCTCGAGAACGCCGGGGTGCTCGTGGAGCTGGCGCGCAGCGGTGCGGTCACCATGACCCCGGGTGCCGCCGCCGGTCTTCATTACAGCGAATCGGATGCCGACCCGGCCTGA
- the ilvC gene encoding ketol-acid reductoisomerase: MNVYYDKDGDLSLIQSKKVAIIGYGSQGHAHANNLKDSGVDVVVGLREGSSSAKKAEAAGLEVASIEDATAGADVVMILTPDELQVALYNDKIEPNIKQGATLGFAHGFNIHFDLIEARKDLDVIMVAPKGPGHLVRTTYEKGGGVPSLIAVAQDASGQAKDVALAYAVANGGGRAGVIETTFRAETETDLFGEQAVLCGGTIALIQAGFETLVEAGYEPEMAYFECLHEVKLIVDLIYEGGIANMRYSISNTAEYGDITRGPRLITDETKAEMRKILAEIQTGKFAREFIGEHQAGMPTLKASRRLAAEHPIEQVGDKLRGMMPWIAKDKIVDKTRN, translated from the coding sequence ATGAACGTGTACTACGACAAGGACGGCGATCTGTCCCTGATCCAGAGCAAGAAAGTGGCCATCATCGGCTACGGCTCGCAGGGCCACGCCCACGCCAACAACCTCAAGGACTCCGGCGTCGACGTCGTGGTAGGCCTGCGTGAAGGCTCGTCCTCGGCCAAGAAGGCCGAAGCGGCCGGGCTGGAGGTCGCGAGCATCGAAGACGCCACCGCCGGCGCCGATGTGGTCATGATCCTGACGCCGGACGAACTCCAGGTCGCGCTGTACAACGACAAGATCGAGCCGAACATCAAGCAGGGCGCAACGCTCGGCTTTGCCCACGGGTTCAATATCCATTTCGATCTGATCGAAGCGCGCAAGGATCTGGACGTAATCATGGTCGCGCCCAAGGGCCCGGGCCATCTCGTGCGTACCACCTATGAAAAGGGCGGCGGCGTGCCGAGCCTGATCGCGGTCGCACAGGATGCCTCCGGTCAGGCCAAGGACGTGGCCCTGGCCTATGCCGTGGCCAACGGCGGCGGCCGTGCCGGCGTCATCGAGACGACGTTCCGTGCCGAGACCGAAACCGATCTGTTCGGCGAGCAGGCCGTGCTGTGTGGCGGCACTATCGCACTGATCCAGGCGGGTTTCGAGACGCTGGTCGAAGCCGGCTACGAGCCCGAGATGGCCTATTTCGAGTGCCTGCACGAGGTCAAGCTGATCGTGGATCTGATCTACGAAGGCGGCATTGCCAACATGCGTTATTCGATCTCGAACACGGCCGAATACGGTGACATCACCCGCGGTCCGCGTCTGATCACCGACGAAACCAAGGCCGAGATGCGCAAGATTCTCGCCGAGATCCAGACCGGCAAGTTCGCGCGTGAGTTCATCGGCGAGCACCAGGCCGGTATGCCCACGCTCAAGGCGAGCCGTCGGCTGGCTGCCGAGCATCCGATCGAGCAGGTCGGCGACAAGCTGCGCGGCATGATGCCGTGGATCGCCAAGGACAAGATCGTCGACAAAACCCGCAATTAG